The Antennarius striatus isolate MH-2024 chromosome 8, ASM4005453v1, whole genome shotgun sequence nucleotide sequence TTGTTTCAAAGTACAAACTGCAACACATTCATTCTGCAGTACCTCAAGATGAGCTGTGAACTCcccaaattaattttattggaACAGGTTTTGAGGTACTCGCCTTCATTTGGAACCTACATCCTGCTAAAGGACCGGTctattcaaaaaaacaaaactgctgaCCGtggaaacaaaagacaaactgaTCATTTTTCAGTGAGACTTTTAAATGTTGTGGAAAGCACAAATAAACCCCAGCCAGAATAGATTCAGGAATTTGCACATCAAAAATTCAGTCGGGCTTCAAACCTGCATCCTTCTTATCGTCTCACACATTCAACAAAGGCTTATTAAGACGCAATCAGCTGCTCCATCTCCatccagcagagcagcacaaacAGCAGACCCTCTCCTTCTCTATTGATGTATTCTATTTGAGCTGCTCTTTTTCTCGTCCTCAGCAGCGATGCTGTAAAGCCTTCAGGGACATCTGAGGGATGCAGCTGACATATGGTGAGGGACATGCTGCAGGATGCCAGGCTGTGAACCCTGATCCCCACATGTGTAGACGCATGTCTTCAAACAGACTTGGCACTGTGGCAGAAACACTGAAGGCCTCAGAGACacaaatgttttcctgtttgaaaaaaaaGCGTTGAGATATCAGTCAGATCTCGGCGCTAGTCATAGCTATGCTACTTATGTGTGAAATGTATGATATGTGCATCCAGATTTGGGTTAGTAAAGAGTGAAACATTTACAGgttagttttattttggaattaATTCAACCATGACTAGCTTCTTGTATTCGTTGCTATCTGTCTTTTAGCATCACTTTCATCTGTTTGAGAAAAGTAAAGTTTCCTTTACATGGGATTGCTGTCAAGCTTTTTTAACATGCTAATCTGTGCTCCATGAAAATGTACCAGCATGACAGAAAATGCTTGGACTTTACATCCTTTTGGATATTTGGACTGACCTCCATCTTTGAAATCCCAATTACGGCCTTGgccactatttttattttacaacattttatatatattgccatagtcttatttttaaatattttatgaataatTTTTATTAAGATATTTTTCTTAACTAGCTATACAAACAACCAATATCTGTACATCCTATGAAGGTGGTGAATCTCACTAAGGATTATGGGAAATGGTGTTCATAACAGGCTATTAAATAGTGCATTAATTACATTACAATAGATAAGCATGATTTGACTATTATGAAGTGCCTTACACATATTGGAAATaacattgtaaaaataaaacaatgtccTTTTGTTACTCATTTCATGTTGTCATTTTCTCCATTCCAAGCCATTCACCTCTGCCCAGGCATTAAAATAGTTGTGTAAAGTAGAACTCTCGAGATTTCCAGCACCATGCTGCTAAACCCTCTGCAGAATTTAAGTATGATGAGGTTTGTAAAGAAAAGGAACAAActgcctaaaaataaaaatatttctaaaaatagaCAACTGTCATTCAGTTTATCTGTAGCTGCTTGGTGTAATTGCACATTGAGGACCACCAGACATTTTTGGTTTACCTAATTGACTTCCTGCTGCTACATTTGATTTACAGTGGTGTAATTCATAATACAATACTCTTCAACATTAGTTCCATTTCTTTTTCGctgtaattaaatattaaagtgaATGCTGAAGCTACACAATCACTTATTTGCATGTATTGCCACTTTAGCAAATACTGGTAATTGGTTTAATAACAAAACTTTTCAGAGGAAGGCTCAGCCCACAAAGGCTTTGCAGTTCATATGTTAACATCTCTTCTAagtccacagaggaagaggagtcagtCAGCAGACATACTCTAAAGCCCATGGACGGAGTACCCTTGGAAACAGTCACACTGGAGAGATTTGGGTTGTTTAAAGTTTTTCATGTGAGGCCTCCGACCACGTCAGACATCCCCCTAAAGTCTCAGGAGGTAATAATACTGTGTTCTCACATCAGCACAATGACTTCCCTGCAAGTGTACCCATAAAAAGATAGGTCATCTCTCTAGATGCCCCTGTGAAATAATTGACAGCAGACCACCagctttctcttgtttttttatttgcagttctttacattttagaaaaagaaTCCAAGGATTTTGCCTCCTGTGTGTTTCCGTCTGGCCTCTTCGTGGTCCATGATGCCAGCTGAGGTGGTCAGCACAATGTATCTGTGGAACAAGATCGCACGACATGACAGATTAATCCACAAAGAACGcatcacagacaggaaggaaCACATCATTCAAAATCCTTAAAaaaagtttgggttttttttgcttttgcgcTGTCTAGGCCACAACTTTTCAATTTGTGTACAGATTATAAATGTATTCTACAATTAGGTTTTTATAAGTTGTATGCAAACAACCAGAGAAAGCTTTACCACTGTACAAAATAAAGAGGGCTAGGCAATCACCTGTTTCATTTCACTGAtttgttgacattttaaaatcaggTCGTAATCGGCGTGCAAACCAGAGTTCACCATTTTGATGTTGGTAAATTGCTAAATCTAGTGGCTAGTTCACCGCTGCTAAGCTAGCGGCTACAAGCCCACACAGCAATGGAAGAAAACCACAGAAGAAACATGATGACTTCCTTTCTTGGACACCAAAGCACCAACCTTCAACTTATAACAGCTAAGTTAGCTGGTAGCTGCTCACCACCCTGACCTACAGTTAAGTTATAATATGACCATTAAAACCAATACCCATTCACTACAGCAGAAATTAGTTCACCAAGACAGATTACGGTAATGATACACGGtgatgtttgttttggtgtttgcTCTGGAATACAATCAGTTGGAGTCACTGTTATGAAATGGATCATTCacagtgaatattttttaaaatacatttttctgtgaAATAAACATATGGCCTGTTTAGAAAGCACTATATAAAGTACTGGAATCAAGAATCTTTTGGAATCAGAAGCAAAATATTTCTACCCAATAGACTAACTAAACTTCCCACTGGTTTACTCTGAGATAAAGAGGTCATTTCAACTCAGTAACTGCTGGTAACACAGACTATCAATTCCACATCTAATCAATCGGCGCTCTATTTCGGTCCCTTTTTGAAGGAATTCAACTGGGAGCACAGGAGCATAGAAGAATATGTGCTGCTGCAGCCTGTTCACATTACACACGATCTGAAACCAACACCCACCAAGCACCAAATGCAGGGGGGTTTCACATTTGGACACAGCAACCAGGTAATCCACCATCCTGTCAGGTATATGTACTAAAACAGACCGTCTCCCACATTCTGGTGTCTTTCACAGGCTGCACTATGTCTCATAgctgggcttgtgctagccattcgccacttcgccataggggtcccccacacacacacacacactccacaacatgtgtggttttacaccacccaacaattgaaaacttgtatTCAGacacagtcatacaaaatattactcaatgtttacttgtaagttttacttgctattatagtgcgccgctgtcttggacacagaatgtagctttttgtggcttacccaattcttttacactgagccacagtggcttagtcatactagctcctagtgcaaggcCAGCATAGGGTTttgtacatgtacacacacacacgacgctGCATTAAGGTGCATCTTGTATTTACATCCCTTTTGTGGAATGGAATGTGTGCGCAAACAGCAACTCGACCGTTCGCTTGAGTGTATCTCTGAAACTCAGATGTTTAATATTGAAtggcaaaatattaaaaatgatattGATAACTTAGCTCCATATTTATTCTGTACAGTCATATTCAATTTCCCACTACAAATACGCAACTCTGCTCTGACTTAAGGCAATCCCACAATGTTTACCATCTACAACAGGCAGCATGTTGTTCTGAACTTGGCCTCCCTGAATGACAGCAACAGAGGtcaattacaaaaaagaaaactcacTGTCCCCAAAAATTAACTCACGGTGACTAAAACCACATCTTTGTGCTGATACCTTAAAGGCCTGCAGATGTATGGGTGTTGGAGACATTTAAAATGGATTTGCCACTCTCGGGTGATGCAGGCGAGAAGCATACCTGGAATCAAACTGCTTTCCCTGTGCAAAACTAACCTAAAGGCCTAACGTCAGTGCTGACAATTTCAAGAGTTTCAAAGACAAAAGCATTCCAATTTGCAACACATTCAACCAGGGTTCAGAGGAGGGAACTATCTACCAAATCAAACCCaaataattttttagaccaactgggTATAAAATGAACTGCCTCTGGCCCCAACTATAGTTTACAAACTCTTACAGCAATAGAgtatccctcgcttattcacgcttcaagatatGGGGCTTCattacattgcagatttttagtaggtagtcacgtgatactgtacgcgcatgctattgacAGCATCAGTGTGGGCGCTctgttccaagactcacagaatgcagcacacttccatgtattaaacACTTTTTCGTAcaacaagtgttttaaacagtctgtaagtgtaggaaaaggtaatacagatataaagtggtttaatatcagtatggggtgggttcataaatgtttaaattaccataaataataaaattgtcGCTACATCGCGGAATTCTGTTTTTTGTGGATGGTCCTGAAATGCATTAACCACAGGTAACGAGGGACTACTGGACACAAATGTGAAGTCAACTGTCAGCCCCGCACATTTGTTCATGGCTGGATGCACATCAGCTATTAACTGTTTAAAATGACAAACGTGCATCAATCACCTTTGATACAACTTCTGAGGGACTCTTCCCAACATTCAAACCAGCATTCTGACATTATGTCCCCAAAACAGGTCGCATTTCATTTTCACTCAGAACAGATTTGCCCATCCTGCCGGATCATATTCAGAAATACTCACGCCTGGATCTCGCTCAAATATCAATCCATTCACAAGCAGATTATTAACAGCTTAAAAAGTGGATATTTGATGTTGTACCCTTGGTTGTTTCACGTTACTGTTTTTGCGATTCATACAGCGCCGAAGAACAAGAGTTCATTCTGAACACAATTAACAGGATTTGAAtctcaaaagtaaaaatatatatattaaaaaaaaaaaaaaagtccagagaAAGCCGAAGCAGAGGAAAGTATCACTTCTTCAGCTAATCttggatgattaaaaataaatcccaTCCAGGTTTCAACACGACATCAGCGCCACCAGTTTTAAAGTTAATGTGATTCTCACCCAAACTGTCTTGAAGGCAGCAGGTTGTTCTGCCACTTCTCCAGGTCCTTGAGCTGGAGATCAAAACGTGGACTGATCACACcacactgaaatgaaaacaagatgcTGGTTTGTGATCCACATTCACACGAAAAGTAgcaaagaggaataaaaaccTAGAGGCTGCACATCGTACTTAGTACAATTGGAGTTTGAATTGGCATTCAATTCAAACTCAATTGGCCTCATGTTGCATTTACTTTACAAAAAGTTGAGATCTGCCTCACATTTAAGATTTATAAGATATATAATATCTGCAATGCTAAATCTACTCCCGCACTTTACCTTGTTCAGCCTGCCTGTGAGATTGACGACTATTTTCCCGGCTCTGTGGTCATCAATGATCTCAAACTCACCAATGTAACCTGAAGGAACACATGACAACAAACACACCGTCAAAACTACACAAACTATTTCACCTAACGTGACTGCAGGACAGTGTCGATCCAAGTCACTTGTTGCAGGCGGAGTGGATCTACTTACCGTGCTTCATCATGACGGTTAGGAAGCGCACAATAACCTTGGAGCAAGGCCTGATGAGGACCTGCCGTTTTCCTCGCTTCTCAGCATTGTTGATGCTTTTCAGAGCATCGGCGAGAACATTCATGCGCACCATGATGCCTGCAATCATAGAAACACAAGTTGTGTGAGTACTGTAGTGATATGTGACCAGAAGTCATATGAGAGTGGGACTCAATCAGTCATTACAATCATGCTATCTCCGTTGATTAAGAATCATTATCTTCACGTCACTAAACAATGCGCGTCTCATTcttataaaatttaattagatGCGTTACTGTAATAAATGACATGCTTCGACTAAACATCAACTCTTGAACCCTCACAAATTGGTATTACAAAATGTGTTGGCCCAAAGTCGCTACGTTTTGTGTATTAGCAACATGGCTAAAGTAGTGAACGTTACGTTAAAGTTTCGCTGGCACCAACCGACTTTTACTTGCAGCCCGTAACATCAACTATGGCACTGTATACATGAATTTAAACCAGATCACGCTCACACTACGGCATGGTCACTGAGGAGCACAAATAGGCTAACAGCCTACCTCCAAAGCACTACATGAACATAGACGTTGTGTGCCTGAGTAGAAATAACGACAAATTGTGTCGATTCTTCATTACCGCGGACGTGAATGTAGAATATATAAACGTAATGATTCTTATAAAAGCTCTTGTGCCAAAAACTAGCAATTTTCAAAGCGCTTTGCTATCACCGACTTCCCTGGGCCGGACGGGCAGAAGGCGGATGATAACTGTAGGTCAAATTTGGTTAACTACGTTCGCAAAAATAACGATAATGATCCCGAATGATTAGTAAATAATGTGACTTCACGATGATCACATATATGGATTATAAAACATTATGATGTTTTGGATACTTAAAAGATTGACG carries:
- the rps15a gene encoding small ribosomal subunit protein uS8, whose amino-acid sequence is MVRMNVLADALKSINNAEKRGKRQVLIRPCSKVIVRFLTVMMKHGYIGEFEIIDDHRAGKIVVNLTGRLNKCGVISPRFDLQLKDLEKWQNNLLPSRQFGYIVLTTSAGIMDHEEARRKHTGGKILGFFF